In Syntrophorhabdaceae bacterium, one DNA window encodes the following:
- a CDS encoding glycine zipper domain-containing protein — translation MKVLAWAVICIAVFGGLSCTSTGYNTQTGAMVGAGAGALIGQAIGRNTAGTLIGLAGGTLVGAIVGNAVDQNEMNRRLEWERQQRAYAAPGPDQPPPGRWVQVPGQWAGGRWVPSHKVWVPVNP, via the coding sequence ATGAAGGTGCTTGCGTGGGCAGTCATTTGTATCGCGGTCTTTGGCGGTCTCTCCTGTACGTCCACGGGCTATAATACCCAGACAGGGGCGATGGTCGGGGCAGGAGCAGGGGCATTGATCGGCCAGGCCATAGGGCGCAACACGGCGGGTACGTTGATAGGACTTGCCGGGGGAACCCTTGTCGGTGCGATCGTAGGAAACGCGGTGGATCAGAACGAGATGAACAGACGGCTCGAATGGGAAAGGCAGCAGCGCGCCTATGCGGCCCCCGGGCCCGATCAGCCTCCTCCGGGGCGATGGGTCCAGGTGCCGGGCCAGTGGGCAGGCGGGAGATGGGTGCCGTCTCACAAAGTCTGGGTGCCGGTAAACCCGTAA
- a CDS encoding DnaJ domain-containing protein codes for MEPSIEKCRQILSVSTRAPLREIKEAYLDLAKVWHPDRFAGNSRLEKKATEKLAEINRAYEILLAFYEAGGNEGGMDGPEEVRRAYPPPNEEARGNMCEMPKRHGFFRILMTLCAIAIILIGVTLMVKQRRAEVPVKVILPSPAPESGPESAPKKRPLRSQKSPEKTDTLRPGKQFQDRSGSFTLGSTKEEVLAAQGPPQQISESRWSYGPSWVEFAKGRVIGWYNSTLDSLKVKVIAKAEPERSFFTLGSTKEEVAALQGTPTQISGNRWSYGFSRVDFARGKVVGWYNSAMDPLRIKLAPKSEPERFFFRVGSTKEEVLAVQGTPTQLTENRWSYGYSYVEFENGKVVKWYNSEQDPLAIEEE; via the coding sequence TTGGAACCCTCTATCGAAAAATGCCGGCAGATCCTCTCCGTCTCGACGCGCGCCCCCCTCAGGGAAATAAAGGAGGCCTACCTCGACCTTGCAAAGGTCTGGCACCCGGACCGTTTCGCGGGCAACTCAAGGCTTGAAAAAAAAGCGACCGAGAAGCTCGCGGAGATAAACCGGGCCTATGAGATCCTCCTCGCCTTTTATGAAGCAGGGGGTAATGAAGGGGGGATGGATGGCCCGGAAGAAGTCCGGCGTGCATATCCTCCCCCGAATGAAGAGGCCCGGGGCAATATGTGTGAAATGCCAAAGCGCCACGGCTTCTTCCGGATTCTCATGACCCTGTGCGCCATCGCGATCATCCTGATCGGCGTCACCCTTATGGTGAAACAGAGAAGAGCGGAAGTCCCCGTAAAGGTAATCCTTCCTTCGCCCGCGCCGGAATCAGGCCCGGAAAGCGCGCCGAAGAAGAGGCCCCTCCGGTCCCAAAAAAGTCCGGAAAAGACCGATACCCTCCGGCCCGGGAAGCAATTTCAAGACCGATCCGGCTCCTTCACCCTGGGCTCCACAAAGGAGGAGGTCCTCGCCGCACAGGGTCCTCCCCAGCAGATATCCGAGAGCAGGTGGAGTTACGGCCCGTCCTGGGTCGAATTCGCGAAAGGACGCGTCATCGGCTGGTATAACAGCACCCTCGATTCTTTAAAGGTAAAAGTCATTGCGAAGGCGGAGCCGGAGCGATCCTTCTTCACCCTCGGATCCACAAAGGAGGAGGTGGCCGCCCTCCAGGGCACACCCACGCAGATTTCCGGAAACCGGTGGAGCTACGGCTTTTCACGCGTAGATTTTGCGAGAGGAAAGGTGGTGGGCTGGTATAACAGCGCCATGGACCCCCTGAGGATAAAATTAGCACCCAAATCAGAGCCGGAACGCTTCTTCTTCAGGGTGGGATCGACGAAAGAGGAGGTACTCGCCGTCCAGGGCACTCCCACCCAACTCACCGAAAACCGGTGGTCCTACGGCTACTCCTATGTGGAATTCGAAAACGGCAAAGTGGTCAAATGGTATAACAGCGAGCAGGACCCCCTTGCCATAGAGGAAGAGTAG
- a CDS encoding DUF1059 domain-containing protein, whose protein sequence is MAKIVECAKVDPSSGCKEVMRGETEEEVLRKVAEHAREHGIREVTPELIERVKANIRDA, encoded by the coding sequence ATGGCAAAGATCGTGGAGTGCGCCAAGGTAGATCCATCGAGCGGGTGCAAGGAGGTCATGCGGGGCGAGACGGAAGAGGAGGTGCTCCGGAAGGTTGCCGAGCATGCCAGGGAACATGGTATCCGGGAAGTGACGCCGGAACTGATCGAGCGCGTCAAAGCGAACATCCGGGATGCATAG
- a CDS encoding ferritin produces the protein MIPKRVRDAMNEQIKFELESYYIYLSMVAYFHSQNLDGMAHWMRCQAHEEMIHAMKFFDQIIDRSETVELLDLKQIKTAWKSPLEAWQDAYAHEKFITAKINDIIGIAREEKDYSSDPILTWFSKEQIEEEQSTEKVARELEMIGDDKHALLMIDRELGTRVFTAGSPLDPAAYNLAT, from the coding sequence ATGATTCCCAAAAGAGTGCGTGACGCGATGAACGAGCAGATCAAGTTTGAGCTGGAGTCTTACTACATCTATCTTTCCATGGTCGCCTACTTCCATTCTCAGAACCTGGACGGCATGGCCCACTGGATGCGCTGCCAGGCCCACGAGGAGATGATCCACGCCATGAAATTCTTCGACCAGATCATAGACCGCTCGGAGACGGTCGAGCTTCTCGACCTGAAGCAGATCAAGACCGCCTGGAAATCTCCCTTGGAAGCATGGCAGGACGCCTACGCCCACGAGAAGTTCATCACCGCAAAGATCAACGACATTATCGGGATCGCCCGCGAAGAAAAGGACTACTCCTCGGACCCGATCCTCACCTGGTTTTCCAAGGAGCAGATCGAGGAAGAGCAGAGCACTGAAAAGGTAGCCCGCGAGCTCGAGATGATAGGGGACGATAAGCACGCCCTCCTTATGATCGACCGTGAGCTGGGCACGCGCGTCTTTACCGCGGGCTCCCCCCTCGATCCCGCTGCCTATAATCTCGCGACCTGA
- a CDS encoding type II toxin-antitoxin system HicA family toxin, whose protein sequence is MKIPRDLHGTEPARLLEKLGYHITRQTGSHMRLTTLVSPVHHITIPNHTRLKTGTLDSILREAAGQLGLSKEEVVERLRRG, encoded by the coding sequence ATGAAAATTCCGAGGGACCTCCACGGCACGGAACCCGCAAGGCTCCTCGAAAAGCTCGGATATCATATCACCCGTCAGACGGGAAGCCATATGAGACTCACGACCCTCGTAAGCCCCGTGCACCACATCACGATCCCCAACCATACCCGCCTCAAAACCGGCACCCTCGATTCCATCCTCAGGGAAGCGGCCGGTCAGCTCGGCCTCTCGAAGGAAGAAGTGGTGGAGCGCCTGCGGCGAGGGTGA
- a CDS encoding PEP/pyruvate-binding domain-containing protein, whose amino-acid sequence MGEKEKAYTMWYDEMEGSDFTFVGKKNANLGEMIKAGIPVSPGFAITILANDYFLIKTSIKAELEKRLKDLGQVTYETAKEASDFAMNLIENAEVPADLEKEILSCYRGLCERTKTGICPAAVRSSGAISMPGQMETYLNIRGEEDLIRYIKKCWASAYNVEAIMYRMNKGMPFLFNIGVGIPKMVRSRVSGIIFTINPVNGDPSKISIDASYGLGEAVVSGLVTPDTFLMDKITLDLIKASKGSKETQCIYREGGSDIIQVPVDEEKRGVTCLTIEELRELSRIGKLIENYYGKAYDIEFGIDEDMPFPENIIILQVRPESVWSKKEAAPRTERKKDAMDRIVSQLLTGVRLK is encoded by the coding sequence ATGGGTGAGAAAGAAAAAGCGTACACCATGTGGTATGACGAGATGGAGGGCTCCGATTTCACCTTCGTGGGAAAGAAGAACGCCAATCTCGGAGAAATGATAAAAGCCGGCATACCGGTTTCACCGGGCTTTGCCATCACCATCCTTGCCAACGACTACTTTCTCATCAAGACCTCGATCAAGGCGGAGCTGGAGAAGCGCCTCAAAGACCTGGGCCAGGTGACGTATGAAACGGCAAAGGAAGCGAGCGATTTTGCCATGAACCTCATCGAGAACGCAGAGGTGCCCGCCGACCTCGAGAAAGAGATACTTTCATGCTATCGCGGGCTCTGCGAGCGGACCAAAACGGGGATCTGTCCTGCGGCGGTCCGATCGAGCGGAGCCATATCGATGCCGGGCCAGATGGAGACCTACCTCAATATCAGGGGTGAAGAAGACCTGATCCGCTATATCAAGAAATGCTGGGCGAGCGCATACAATGTGGAAGCCATCATGTACAGGATGAACAAGGGGATGCCCTTTCTCTTCAACATCGGGGTGGGCATCCCCAAGATGGTCCGCTCCCGGGTATCGGGCATCATCTTTACCATCAATCCCGTGAACGGCGATCCCTCGAAGATATCGATCGATGCGAGTTATGGTCTCGGCGAGGCCGTGGTAAGCGGTCTCGTTACGCCCGATACCTTTCTCATGGATAAGATCACCCTCGACCTTATCAAGGCCAGTAAAGGGAGCAAGGAGACCCAGTGCATCTACCGGGAGGGCGGAAGCGACATCATTCAGGTCCCGGTGGACGAAGAGAAGAGAGGCGTGACCTGCCTTACCATCGAGGAGTTGAGGGAACTCTCCCGCATCGGAAAGCTTATCGAGAATTATTACGGAAAAGCATATGACATAGAATTCGGCATCGATGAGGATATGCCTTTCCCGGAGAATATCATCATCCTCCAGGTAAGGCCCGAATCGGTATGGAGCAAGAAAGAGGCCGCCCCCAGAACCGAGCGGAAGAAGGATGCAATGGACCGCATTGTGAGCCAATTGCTCACAGGGGTACGCCTCAAATAG
- a CDS encoding PEP-utilizing enzyme: protein MATRFTDPHDVPAIPGTEGWEKMYPYQYQFSKEDPERAAFESNQIWFYDGLHYPEPHYPFDLIWDEAWSLALSQYNTRHFMVPPALGIDHRVVNGYVYISPVGVPSMEEIGKRVPLFVERAGYYYENWDRLYENWKKKMTNVIDQLEAISFTDLPEMEDISVIRDGVGKGSGYELLRKYDELINLGLLCWQHHFEFLNLAYAAQVTFFNTADQIFPGIPISTLVKMSAGIEAILFRPDAELIRLAKLALEEGVDEIFLKPVKSKEVIAELEKIPAGKEWLKEMEKSRYPWFYISTGTGWYHTHISWNDNLDIPFDAIRTNIKTIKSGKEIGRPTEAILKERDRIADEYRKLIKTDDDRAAFDQGLAVARLVLPYAEDHCFYVEHWFHSIFWGKVRQVGKILENAGFMKNADEDIWFLKRDEIKQALWDHATSWATGVRARGPSYWPKEIAWRKEVYEKFKQWTPPAALGVPPEVVTEPFTIVLWGVTTSSLQQWLAGPAEGETSDEIQGSAGSSGVVTGKARVLKNVEQLADLQEGEILVATTTSPSWAPSFVKIAGAVTDVGGPMCHAAIVCREYGLPTVVGTGKGTQIIKTGDLIRIDGDTGLVKILERAK, encoded by the coding sequence ATGGCGACACGATTCACGGACCCCCACGATGTTCCGGCCATTCCGGGCACCGAGGGTTGGGAGAAGATGTACCCTTACCAGTACCAGTTCTCCAAAGAAGATCCTGAAAGAGCAGCCTTCGAAAGCAATCAGATCTGGTTCTATGACGGTCTCCATTATCCTGAGCCCCATTACCCCTTCGACCTCATATGGGATGAAGCATGGTCCCTCGCCCTGTCCCAGTACAATACCCGCCATTTCATGGTCCCGCCGGCCCTCGGCATCGACCACAGGGTGGTAAACGGCTACGTCTATATCAGTCCCGTGGGTGTGCCGAGCATGGAGGAGATCGGGAAGCGGGTGCCCCTTTTCGTGGAGCGCGCCGGTTATTACTATGAAAACTGGGACCGCCTCTACGAGAACTGGAAGAAGAAGATGACGAACGTAATCGACCAACTCGAGGCCATCTCCTTCACCGACCTTCCTGAAATGGAGGATATCAGCGTCATCAGGGACGGCGTCGGCAAGGGGAGCGGGTACGAACTGCTGAGAAAATATGACGAGCTCATCAACCTGGGGCTCCTCTGCTGGCAGCACCACTTCGAGTTCCTGAACCTTGCCTATGCGGCGCAGGTGACCTTTTTCAACACGGCGGACCAGATCTTCCCCGGCATCCCCATCTCCACCCTGGTGAAAATGTCCGCGGGCATCGAGGCAATCCTCTTCCGGCCCGACGCGGAGCTTATCCGGCTCGCCAAGCTCGCCCTCGAGGAAGGGGTCGATGAGATTTTCCTGAAACCGGTGAAATCGAAGGAGGTCATCGCCGAGCTTGAAAAGATCCCCGCGGGAAAAGAATGGCTTAAGGAGATGGAGAAGTCCCGTTACCCCTGGTTCTATATCTCCACGGGCACGGGATGGTACCACACCCATATTAGCTGGAACGACAATCTCGACATCCCCTTCGATGCCATACGGACCAATATCAAGACGATAAAGTCGGGCAAAGAGATCGGCAGGCCTACCGAGGCCATCCTCAAGGAGCGCGACAGGATCGCCGACGAATACCGCAAGCTCATCAAGACGGATGACGACAGGGCGGCCTTCGACCAGGGCCTCGCCGTGGCCCGCCTCGTGCTCCCCTACGCGGAAGACCACTGTTTTTACGTGGAGCACTGGTTCCACAGCATCTTCTGGGGCAAAGTGCGCCAGGTGGGCAAGATCCTCGAAAATGCGGGATTTATGAAAAACGCCGATGAGGACATATGGTTTCTCAAGAGGGACGAGATCAAACAGGCCCTCTGGGACCACGCCACGTCATGGGCAACAGGGGTAAGGGCACGGGGCCCCTCGTACTGGCCCAAGGAGATCGCCTGGAGAAAAGAGGTGTATGAGAAGTTCAAACAGTGGACCCCGCCGGCAGCGCTCGGCGTTCCGCCCGAAGTGGTGACGGAGCCTTTTACCATCGTGCTCTGGGGCGTGACCACGAGCTCACTCCAGCAGTGGCTTGCCGGTCCGGCGGAAGGCGAGACCTCGGACGAGATCCAGGGTTCTGCCGGCTCCTCCGGTGTAGTGACGGGGAAAGCGAGGGTCTTGAAGAACGTGGAGCAGCTTGCCGACCTCCAGGAAGGGGAGATTCTCGTCGCCACCACCACGTCGCCGAGCTGGGCGCCAAGCTTTGTGAAGATCGCGGGGGCCGTGACCGATGTGGGAGGACCCATGTGCCACGCGGCGATCGTCTGCCGCGAATACGGTCTGCCCACGGTAGTGGGCACCGGAAAAGGGACCCAGATCATAAAGACCGGCGACCTTATCCGTATCGATGGAGATACGGGACTGGTAAAGATACTGGAGCGGGCGAAGTAG
- a CDS encoding 50S ribosomal protein L11 methyltransferase: MRIELRLQKGMEELLPEDLYRLSPSGVWTEEKGDSVLVRFYPDNRDAFLRAVKELPVPVLEMKIEEEEPRDYRALTQQYFRPIKIEELTVRAPWNRSRAKGPMLVIEPGMAFGTGRHESTRLMIKIMNSIDFKGKSVIDLGCGSAILSLYARLLGAERVTAVDNDPDTVENAEKNIALNKADNIKVVCSDLALLSGPRDVVLANIDIRTFTAHSRTVIDLAAPEGFIVVSGILGRDGKKLLSLFEPYTPVTMEKKNAWRGFLFRKSHHFPES, encoded by the coding sequence ATGCGCATCGAGCTTCGCCTTCAAAAAGGCATGGAAGAGCTCCTGCCGGAAGACCTCTACCGCCTTTCCCCCTCGGGAGTCTGGACCGAAGAGAAGGGCGATTCCGTGCTCGTGAGGTTTTATCCCGACAACCGCGATGCCTTTCTTCGGGCAGTAAAAGAATTACCCGTCCCTGTCCTCGAGATGAAGATCGAGGAGGAAGAGCCCAGAGATTACCGCGCCCTTACTCAGCAGTACTTCCGCCCCATAAAGATAGAAGAGCTGACCGTCCGGGCCCCCTGGAACAGGAGCCGGGCCAAGGGCCCGATGCTTGTGATCGAGCCGGGAATGGCTTTCGGGACCGGGAGACACGAGTCGACGCGCCTCATGATAAAGATCATGAACTCGATCGATTTTAAGGGAAAGAGCGTGATCGACCTCGGGTGCGGCTCGGCCATACTCTCCCTCTATGCCCGTCTTCTGGGGGCTGAAAGGGTGACTGCCGTGGATAACGACCCCGACACGGTGGAGAACGCGGAAAAGAACATAGCCCTCAACAAGGCGGACAACATAAAGGTGGTCTGCTCCGACCTCGCCCTCCTTTCCGGCCCCCGTGATGTCGTCCTCGCCAATATCGATATAAGGACCTTTACCGCCCACAGCCGCACGGTGATAGACCTGGCCGCGCCGGAAGGGTTCATCGTCGTCTCCGGAATTCTGGGCAGAGATGGCAAAAAACTTCTCAGCCTCTTCGAGCCTTATACCCCCGTGACCATGGAAAAAAAGAACGCATGGCGCGGCTTTCTCTTCCGAAAGTCCCATCATTTTCCTGAAAGCTAG
- a CDS encoding helix-turn-helix transcriptional regulator: MSARDLSRYLKINEKKIYKLAQESMVPSMKIGGKIAFIKELIDKWMLENTEREKQIYIAGSDDFLLGSIISAYNRDHEGLVFYAPVGSINGLKILRDHGATLSCVHIIDTEKKESNLSYLNKYLANDEYVVIHLFARDQGIMVPKGNPKGIGSLEDVVVKGATFVNRSTGSGTRLLLDFLLQEKKIDPSNMKGYEVELDSHLQVGHRVLSGAADAGFGIGHVAHVLGLDFVPLYRENFEMVAPRERYYSAPVKEFLTFFQQPSLLHRVKDFTGYDTGKMGSVVFPRP; encoded by the coding sequence ATGTCGGCAAGGGATCTTTCACGATACCTTAAAATCAACGAAAAGAAAATTTATAAGCTCGCCCAGGAATCGATGGTGCCGTCTATGAAGATAGGCGGAAAGATCGCATTCATAAAAGAGCTGATCGATAAATGGATGCTCGAGAATACGGAGAGGGAAAAGCAGATATATATCGCGGGAAGCGATGATTTCCTCCTGGGCAGCATCATCTCCGCCTACAACAGGGACCATGAGGGCCTCGTCTTCTATGCGCCCGTGGGGAGCATCAACGGCCTCAAGATCTTACGGGACCACGGGGCAACCCTTTCATGCGTCCATATCATCGACACCGAAAAAAAGGAAAGCAACCTCTCCTACCTGAATAAATATCTCGCCAATGATGAATATGTGGTGATCCACCTCTTTGCGAGAGATCAGGGCATAATGGTGCCTAAAGGCAATCCGAAAGGGATCGGCTCGCTCGAAGATGTGGTCGTGAAGGGGGCCACTTTCGTCAACAGGTCGACCGGCTCGGGCACGCGACTCCTCCTGGATTTCCTGCTCCAGGAAAAAAAGATCGACCCTTCGAACATGAAAGGCTACGAGGTGGAGCTCGACTCACATCTCCAGGTAGGGCATAGAGTCTTAAGCGGCGCCGCGGACGCGGGGTTCGGCATCGGACACGTGGCCCATGTGCTCGGCCTCGATTTCGTGCCACTCTACAGGGAAAATTTCGAAATGGTAGCCCCCCGGGAGCGATATTACAGTGCCCCTGTCAAAGAGTTTCTCACCTTTTTCCAGCAGCCATCGCTGCTCCACCGGGTAAAGGATTTTACCGGCTACGACACGGGTAAAATGGGGAGCGTCGTCTTCCCCCGCCCCTAA
- a CDS encoding proline--tRNA ligase, which produces MLFSKMFIPTVKEDPKEAEVVSHKLMLRAGFIRRLSSGIYTWLPLGLRSLRKVEKIIREEMNKKGAQEILMPLVQPKELWVESTRWEKYGKELLRFADRNNRELCLAPTHEEVVTDLVRREVRSYKELPLVLYQIQTKFRDEIRPRFGVMRGREFSMKDAYSFDVDESAAEQSYLDMYDAYMNIFTRCGFHFRAVEADTGQIGGAFSHEFMVLADTGEDVIISCSNCGYAANLEKAEIGFVERDVSRKKGAYTRVETPGQKKVEEVARFLNVAADKLVKTLIYNTDQGVIGALVKGDREVNETKLGNLLGFEWVELADERTIYEVTGGPLGFSGPIGLKIPLAADRDILFMEDFVVGGNEKDVHFTGVNVEDFAVKGFYDLKTAEAGDLCPRCRDKHTSTRGIEVGHIFKLGLKYSKAMNATFLDNNGKEQFMVMGCYGIGVSRTVAAAIEQGHDENGMILPIAIAPFEVDVLPVNTSHAETMALAEEVYRTLLDKGVDAVLDDRNERPGIKFKDCDLIGIPIRVTIGERNLKDGFVEIKLRHEKESVRVKKDEIVEKVLAHVEGLAHM; this is translated from the coding sequence ATGTTATTCTCCAAAATGTTTATTCCCACGGTAAAGGAAGACCCCAAGGAAGCGGAGGTCGTAAGTCATAAGCTCATGCTTCGGGCCGGCTTCATCCGCAGGCTCTCATCGGGTATCTATACATGGCTCCCCCTGGGGCTGCGCTCTCTGCGTAAGGTAGAGAAGATTATCCGGGAAGAGATGAACAAAAAGGGCGCTCAGGAGATCCTCATGCCCCTCGTCCAGCCGAAAGAGCTCTGGGTAGAGAGCACGCGATGGGAGAAATACGGGAAAGAGCTCCTGAGGTTCGCCGACAGGAATAACCGGGAGCTTTGCCTTGCCCCGACCCATGAGGAGGTAGTGACCGACCTCGTGCGGCGGGAGGTGCGCTCCTATAAGGAGCTTCCCCTGGTGCTCTATCAGATCCAGACGAAATTCAGGGATGAGATCCGTCCCCGCTTCGGCGTCATGAGGGGCAGAGAGTTCTCGATGAAGGACGCGTACAGTTTCGACGTGGACGAGTCTGCCGCAGAGCAGAGTTATCTCGACATGTACGATGCCTATATGAACATCTTCACACGGTGCGGCTTTCATTTCAGGGCCGTGGAAGCGGACACGGGGCAGATCGGGGGCGCCTTTTCCCATGAATTCATGGTCCTTGCCGATACAGGGGAGGACGTAATCATCTCCTGCAGCAACTGCGGGTATGCGGCCAATCTCGAAAAGGCGGAGATCGGATTCGTGGAGAGGGATGTGTCCCGAAAGAAAGGCGCCTACACGAGGGTCGAGACCCCGGGACAGAAAAAGGTCGAGGAAGTGGCGCGCTTTCTCAACGTGGCGGCCGATAAACTGGTAAAAACCCTCATCTATAATACGGACCAGGGCGTAATCGGCGCGCTCGTCAAAGGCGACAGGGAAGTGAACGAGACGAAGCTCGGAAACCTCCTGGGCTTCGAATGGGTGGAGCTCGCGGACGAGCGGACTATTTACGAGGTAACAGGCGGCCCCCTCGGGTTCTCCGGTCCTATTGGGCTCAAAATCCCCCTCGCTGCGGACCGGGATATCCTTTTCATGGAAGATTTTGTCGTGGGAGGCAATGAAAAGGACGTGCACTTTACCGGGGTCAATGTGGAGGATTTCGCGGTGAAAGGCTTCTATGATCTCAAAACTGCGGAGGCAGGCGACCTTTGCCCCCGGTGCCGGGACAAGCATACCTCCACCAGAGGGATCGAAGTGGGACATATATTCAAGCTCGGCCTCAAGTACAGCAAGGCGATGAATGCGACCTTCCTCGATAATAACGGAAAAGAGCAATTCATGGTGATGGGCTGCTACGGCATCGGGGTGAGCAGGACCGTGGCCGCCGCCATCGAGCAGGGGCATGATGAAAACGGCATGATCCTTCCCATTGCCATCGCGCCTTTCGAGGTGGACGTGCTGCCCGTGAACACGTCCCATGCGGAAACGATGGCGCTCGCGGAAGAGGTGTACCGGACCCTCCTCGATAAAGGCGTCGACGCCGTACTCGACGACCGCAACGAGAGGCCGGGAATAAAATTTAAGGATTGCGACCTTATCGGCATCCCCATCCGTGTCACCATCGGAGAGAGGAACCTGAAAGACGGCTTCGTGGAGATTAAGCTCAGGCACGAGAAAGAGTCCGTACGGGTAAAAAAAGATGAGATCGTGGAAAAGGTTTTAGCCCATGTTGAAGGACTTGCACATATGTGA
- a CDS encoding Xaa-Pro peptidase family protein, whose protein sequence is MLKDLHICDLTPREEIEGRIDRLRDRMAAKGIPFAIVLQNVDLFYFTGTVQKGVLVVSVDEGPFFFVEKSLYRAQAETPLKIIPIKRDRDVKSILKDKGVLKGKGGMELDVVPVSVYERWRHILDQESFIDISSAITNLRIIKSPFEIEQIKKSGEIVSRVFAKARDVVREGAREIDIATALEGEGRAHGHQGFLRMRGFNQEMMNIYVTHGHAATYTSGADVPISGAGVTHAIGQGSSINRVERGVPLLVDYGGGYNGYITDETRVVAAGELQEKFVKAYNVARAIIEDTLDSGKVGVISSDLYNRADEKVKAAGLSEYFMGHGEGQVRFIGHGLGLEINEFPVFTPRHHIVLEEGMVFAFEPKFIFPGEGAIGIEVDFIVRKDHLERVTDAPIDIIRV, encoded by the coding sequence ATGTTGAAGGACTTGCACATATGTGATCTCACCCCACGGGAGGAGATAGAAGGCAGGATAGACCGGCTGAGGGATAGGATGGCTGCGAAAGGCATCCCTTTCGCGATCGTACTCCAGAATGTGGACCTCTTTTATTTTACGGGCACGGTGCAGAAGGGCGTGCTCGTGGTATCAGTGGACGAGGGTCCATTCTTTTTCGTGGAAAAAAGCCTTTACAGGGCCCAGGCCGAGACCCCCCTCAAAATAATACCCATCAAGAGAGACAGGGACGTAAAAAGTATCCTCAAAGACAAAGGGGTGCTCAAGGGAAAGGGCGGGATGGAGCTCGACGTGGTGCCCGTCTCTGTCTACGAGCGATGGAGGCACATCCTCGACCAGGAGAGTTTCATCGATATCTCCTCCGCCATCACCAATCTTCGCATTATCAAAAGCCCCTTTGAAATAGAGCAGATAAAAAAATCAGGGGAGATCGTCTCCAGGGTTTTTGCAAAGGCCCGGGACGTGGTGCGGGAAGGGGCGCGGGAGATCGATATCGCCACGGCATTGGAAGGGGAAGGCAGGGCCCACGGCCACCAGGGCTTTTTGAGGATGAGGGGCTTCAATCAGGAGATGATGAATATCTACGTGACCCACGGCCATGCCGCCACCTATACGTCCGGCGCGGACGTGCCCATATCGGGTGCGGGGGTTACCCATGCCATAGGGCAGGGCTCCTCCATCAACCGCGTGGAAAGAGGGGTCCCCCTCCTCGTAGATTACGGCGGGGGCTATAACGGCTACATTACGGACGAGACACGGGTCGTGGCAGCCGGGGAGCTTCAGGAAAAGTTCGTGAAGGCCTATAACGTGGCCCGGGCGATTATCGAGGACACCCTCGATTCGGGCAAGGTAGGCGTCATCTCCTCCGACCTTTACAACCGGGCCGACGAGAAGGTAAAAGCCGCAGGCCTGTCGGAATACTTCATGGGCCATGGTGAGGGGCAGGTCAGATTCATCGGCCACGGGCTCGGTCTCGAGATCAACGAGTTCCCCGTCTTCACCCCGCGTCACCATATCGTCCTCGAAGAAGGCATGGTATTCGCCTTCGAGCCGAAGTTCATCTTTCCCGGCGAGGGCGCGATCGGCATCGAGGTCGATTTCATCGTAAGAAAGGACCATTTGGAAAGGGTGACCGACGCACCGATCGACATTATACGGGTATGA